One region of Etheostoma spectabile isolate EspeVRDwgs_2016 unplaced genomic scaffold, UIUC_Espe_1.0 scaffold317, whole genome shotgun sequence genomic DNA includes:
- the osbpl8 gene encoding oxysterol-binding protein-related protein 8 isoform X8, with protein MMKEEGLLSRRRFSTCGGTASLRPPHPDGRKLIRNASFGGYNELSPVSLPGFERGKEDLLPLPLKEDSHSISKSKSETKLYNGSDKDVSTSGGKLTKKESLKVQKKNYREEKKRATKELLSTITDPSVIVMADWLKIRGTLKSWTKLWCVLKPGVLLVYKTHKNGQWVGTVLLNACELIERPSKKDGFCFKLFHPLEQSIWAVKGPKGEAVGSITQPLPSSHLICRATSESDGRCWMDALELALKCSSLLKRTMIREGKEDMSTVVTGGEHSINFYSLLRAHNIHGFQFNDSDHLKDPDLYSDKSDREGEQDHEESDPEGLEKSEESDSDTSERQDDSYLDLDPNEHLRETPYLEQSHEELGEAGEAAQTETVSEENKSLIWTLLKQVRPGMDLSKVVLPTFILEPRSFLDKLSDYYYHADFLSEAAIEENAYNRMKKVVKWYISGFYKKPKGLKKPYNPIIGETYRCMWLHQKTNSKTFYIAEQVSHHPPVSAFYVSNRKDGFCLSGSILAKSKFYGNSLSAILDGEARLTFLNRGEDYVMNMPYAHCKGILYGTMTLELGGQVTLACEKTGYSAQLEFKLKPFLGSSDNVNQVCGKIKLGKEVLATLEGHWDTEIFINDKKTGTVDTFWNPTPELRQSRLTRYTVPPEEQGESESERLWQHVTRAINNKDQIEATNEKFILEEAQRKSARERKAKCEEWISALFEQDPVTGEWHYRYADTRPWDPLNDLIQFEKDGCIQTKVRHRTPMVTVPKRKHKSDKPKSPESGCSSPEPDRQDSSGSERHKSKHSSRLRKKGADLSELQSAIDSIKKTQEDINRSISVLRSRAAGRVEGGSFLQQRDYVIIVFLILLQVLINYVFK; from the exons ATGATGAAGGAGGAGGGCCTGCTGAGTCGCCGCCGGTTCTCCACGTGCGGCGGTACGGCGTCGCTTCGGCCACCACACCCCGACGGACGCAAACTCATCCGCAATGCCTCCTTCGGGGGCTATAACGAGCTGTCACCCGTCTCGCTGCCAG gtttcgagagagggaaggaggacCTCTTGCCTCTGCCTTTAAAAGAGGACTCACATTCCATATCTAAGAGCAAG TCTGAAACAAAGCTGTACAATGGCTCAGACAAGGATGTGTCGACATCCGGAGGAAAGCTCACCAAGAAAGAGTCCCTCAAG GTGCAGAAGAAAAACTAcagggaagaaaagaagaggGCAACCAAGGAGCTTCTCAGCACCATCACGGATCCCTCTGTCATCGTCATGGCCGACTGGCTGAAG ATTCGTGGCACTCTGAAGAGCTGGACCAAGCTGTGGTGTGTTCTGAAACCAGGCGTCCTGCTCGTCTATAAAACCCACAAAAACGGCCAGTGGGTGGGAACGGTGCTGCTCAACGCCTGCGAGCTCATCGAGAGGCCCTCTAAGAAGGACGGCTTCTGCTTCAAGCTCTTCCACCCGCTGGAGCAGTCCATCTGGGCCGTCAAG GGTCCTAAAGGAGAAGCCGTTGGCTCCATCACTCAGCCATTACCCAGCAGCCACCTCATCTGCCGTGCTACCTCTGAGTCTGACG GCCGATGTTGGATGGACGCCTTGGAGCTGGCCCTGAAGTGCTCCAGCCTGCTGAAGAGGACCATGATCCGCGAGGGGAAGGAGGACATGAGCACAGTAGTCACTGGCGGAGAACACTCCATCAACTTCTACAGCCTGCTCAGGGCCCACAACATCCATGGTTTCCA GTTCAACGACAGTGACCATTTGAAAGACCCAGACCTGTACTCAGACAAGTCAGACCGGGAGGGAGAACAGGACCACGAGGAGTCGGACCCAGAAGGCCTGGAGAAGAGTGAGGAGAGCGACAGCGACACGTCAGAGCGCCAAGACGACTCgtacctggacctggaccctaATGAACACCTGCGGGAAACCCCGTACCTGGAGCAGTCCCATGAGGAACTTGGAGAG GCTGGCGAGGCTGCCCAGACAGAGACGGTATCGGAGGAGAATAAATCTCTGATCTGGACTCTGCTGAAGCAGGTGCGACCTGGCATGGATCTGTCCAAGGTGGTGCTGCCCACCTTCATTCTGGAGCCCAGGTCCTTTCTGGACAAGCTCTCTGACTACTACTACCACGCAGACTTCCTGTCAGA GGCTGCAATCGAGGAGAACGCTTACAACCGGATGAAGAAGGTGGTGAAGTGGTACATCTCTGGATTTTACAAAAAGCCAAAG GGGTTGAAGAAGCCTTATAACCCCATTATTGGAGAGACGTACCGCTGCATGTGGCTCCACCAGAAGACCAACAGCAAGACCTTCTACATCGCAGAGCAG GTATCCCATCATCCTCCTGTGTCAGCCTTCTATGTCAGCAATAGGAAGGACGGATTCTGCCTCAGTGGCAGCATCCTCGCCAAGTCCAAGTTCTATG GAAACTCCCTGTCGGCCATATTAGACGGGGAGGCTCGGCTCACTTTCCTCAACCGAGGAGAGGACTATGTGATGAACATGCCCTACGCTCACTGTAAAG GCATCCTGTACGGCACCATGACCCTGGAGCTGGGTGGTCAGGTCACCCTCGCCTGTGAGAAAACGGGCTACAGTGCTCAGCTGGAGTTCAAACTGAAG ccaTTCCTGGGCAGCAGTGACAATGTCAACCAGGTCTGCGGAAAGATCAAGCTGGGAAAGGAGGTGCTAGCTACACTAGAAGGACACTGG GACACTGAGATCTTCATCAATGACAAGAAGACAGGGACCGTGGACACTTTCTGGAACCCGACGCCAGAGCTAAGGCAGAGTCGACTGACCCGCTACACCGTCCCTCCAGAGGAGCAGGGAGAGTCCGAATCAGAAAG ACTGTGGCAGCACGTGACCCGGGCCATCAACAACAAGGACCAGATCGAGGCCACCAATGAGAAGTTCATCTTGGAGGAAGCCCAGCGGAAGTCTGCCCGCGAACGGAAAGCCAAATGTGAGGAGTGGATCTCGGCCCTGTTCGAGCAGGACCCCGTCACCGGAGAGTGGCATTACAGATATGCCGA CACGCGGCCATGGGATCCGCTCAACGACTTGATCCAGTTTGAGAAAGACGGCTGTATCCAGACCAAGGTCCGACACCGCACCCCTATG gtGACGGTGCCAAAGAGGAAACACAAGAGCGACAAGCCCAAGAGCCCAGAGAGTGGCTGTTCTTCACCCGAACCCGACCGCCAAGACTCGTCTGGCAGCGAAc GACACAAAAGCAAGCATAGCAGTCGGCTGAGGAAGAAGGGAGCCGACCTCAGTGAACTTCAAAGTGCCATTGACTCCATCAAGAAGACCCAGGAGGACATCAACAG gagcaTCAGCGTGCTGCGGAGTCGTGCGGCAGGCCGCGTGGAGGGCGGCTCTTTCCTCCAACAGCGTGACTACGTCATCATTGTTTTCCTCATCCTCCTTCAGGTCCTCATCAACTATGTCTTCAAGTAG
- the osbpl8 gene encoding oxysterol-binding protein-related protein 8 isoform X10, with protein sequence MMKEEGLLSRRRFSTCGGTASLRPPHPDGRKLIRNASFGGYNELSPVSLPGFERGKEDLLPLPLKEDSHSISKSKSETKLYNGSDKDVSTSGGKLTKKESLKVQKKNYREEKKRATKELLSTITDPSVIVMADWLKIRGTLKSWTKLWCVLKPGVLLVYKTHKNGQWVGTVLLNACELIERPSKKDGFCFKLFHPLEQSIWAVKGPKGEAVGSITQPLPSSHLICRATSESDGRCWMDALELALKCSSLLKRTMIREGKEDMSTVVTGGEHSINFYSLLRAHNIHGFQFNDSDHLKDPDLYSDKSDREGEQDHEESDPEGLEKSEESDSDTSERQDDSYLDLDPNEHLRETPYLEQSHEELGEAGEAAQTETVSEENKSLIWTLLKQVRPGMDLSKVVLPTFILEPRSFLDKLSDYYYHADFLSEAAIEENAYNRMKKVVKWYISGFYKKPKGLKKPYNPIIGETYRCMWLHQKTNSKTFYIAEQVSHHPPVSAFYVSNRKDGFCLSGSILAKSKFYGNSLSAILDGEARLTFLNRGEDYVMNMPYAHCKGILYGTMTLELGGQVTLACEKTGYSAQLEFKLKPFLGSSDNVNQVCGKIKLGKEVLATLEGHWDTEIFINDKKTGTVDTFWNPTPELRQSRLTRYTVPPEEQGESESERLWQHVTRAINNKDQIEATNEKFILEEAQRKSARERKAKCEEWISALFEQDPVTGEWHYRYADTRPWDPLNDLIQFEKDGCIQTKVRHRTPMVRSGSLISLSNQGPRRDNCKCQVTVPKRKHKSDKPKSPESGCSSPEPDRQDSSGSERHKSKHSSRLRKKGADLSELQSAIDSIKKTQEDINRSISVLRSRAAGRVEGGSFLQQRDYVIIVFLILLQVLINYVFK encoded by the exons ATGATGAAGGAGGAGGGCCTGCTGAGTCGCCGCCGGTTCTCCACGTGCGGCGGTACGGCGTCGCTTCGGCCACCACACCCCGACGGACGCAAACTCATCCGCAATGCCTCCTTCGGGGGCTATAACGAGCTGTCACCCGTCTCGCTGCCAG gtttcgagagagggaaggaggacCTCTTGCCTCTGCCTTTAAAAGAGGACTCACATTCCATATCTAAGAGCAAG TCTGAAACAAAGCTGTACAATGGCTCAGACAAGGATGTGTCGACATCCGGAGGAAAGCTCACCAAGAAAGAGTCCCTCAAG GTGCAGAAGAAAAACTAcagggaagaaaagaagaggGCAACCAAGGAGCTTCTCAGCACCATCACGGATCCCTCTGTCATCGTCATGGCCGACTGGCTGAAG ATTCGTGGCACTCTGAAGAGCTGGACCAAGCTGTGGTGTGTTCTGAAACCAGGCGTCCTGCTCGTCTATAAAACCCACAAAAACGGCCAGTGGGTGGGAACGGTGCTGCTCAACGCCTGCGAGCTCATCGAGAGGCCCTCTAAGAAGGACGGCTTCTGCTTCAAGCTCTTCCACCCGCTGGAGCAGTCCATCTGGGCCGTCAAG GGTCCTAAAGGAGAAGCCGTTGGCTCCATCACTCAGCCATTACCCAGCAGCCACCTCATCTGCCGTGCTACCTCTGAGTCTGACG GCCGATGTTGGATGGACGCCTTGGAGCTGGCCCTGAAGTGCTCCAGCCTGCTGAAGAGGACCATGATCCGCGAGGGGAAGGAGGACATGAGCACAGTAGTCACTGGCGGAGAACACTCCATCAACTTCTACAGCCTGCTCAGGGCCCACAACATCCATGGTTTCCA GTTCAACGACAGTGACCATTTGAAAGACCCAGACCTGTACTCAGACAAGTCAGACCGGGAGGGAGAACAGGACCACGAGGAGTCGGACCCAGAAGGCCTGGAGAAGAGTGAGGAGAGCGACAGCGACACGTCAGAGCGCCAAGACGACTCgtacctggacctggaccctaATGAACACCTGCGGGAAACCCCGTACCTGGAGCAGTCCCATGAGGAACTTGGAGAG GCTGGCGAGGCTGCCCAGACAGAGACGGTATCGGAGGAGAATAAATCTCTGATCTGGACTCTGCTGAAGCAGGTGCGACCTGGCATGGATCTGTCCAAGGTGGTGCTGCCCACCTTCATTCTGGAGCCCAGGTCCTTTCTGGACAAGCTCTCTGACTACTACTACCACGCAGACTTCCTGTCAGA GGCTGCAATCGAGGAGAACGCTTACAACCGGATGAAGAAGGTGGTGAAGTGGTACATCTCTGGATTTTACAAAAAGCCAAAG GGGTTGAAGAAGCCTTATAACCCCATTATTGGAGAGACGTACCGCTGCATGTGGCTCCACCAGAAGACCAACAGCAAGACCTTCTACATCGCAGAGCAG GTATCCCATCATCCTCCTGTGTCAGCCTTCTATGTCAGCAATAGGAAGGACGGATTCTGCCTCAGTGGCAGCATCCTCGCCAAGTCCAAGTTCTATG GAAACTCCCTGTCGGCCATATTAGACGGGGAGGCTCGGCTCACTTTCCTCAACCGAGGAGAGGACTATGTGATGAACATGCCCTACGCTCACTGTAAAG GCATCCTGTACGGCACCATGACCCTGGAGCTGGGTGGTCAGGTCACCCTCGCCTGTGAGAAAACGGGCTACAGTGCTCAGCTGGAGTTCAAACTGAAG ccaTTCCTGGGCAGCAGTGACAATGTCAACCAGGTCTGCGGAAAGATCAAGCTGGGAAAGGAGGTGCTAGCTACACTAGAAGGACACTGG GACACTGAGATCTTCATCAATGACAAGAAGACAGGGACCGTGGACACTTTCTGGAACCCGACGCCAGAGCTAAGGCAGAGTCGACTGACCCGCTACACCGTCCCTCCAGAGGAGCAGGGAGAGTCCGAATCAGAAAG ACTGTGGCAGCACGTGACCCGGGCCATCAACAACAAGGACCAGATCGAGGCCACCAATGAGAAGTTCATCTTGGAGGAAGCCCAGCGGAAGTCTGCCCGCGAACGGAAAGCCAAATGTGAGGAGTGGATCTCGGCCCTGTTCGAGCAGGACCCCGTCACCGGAGAGTGGCATTACAGATATGCCGA CACGCGGCCATGGGATCCGCTCAACGACTTGATCCAGTTTGAGAAAGACGGCTGTATCCAGACCAAGGTCCGACACCGCACCCCTATGGTACGTTCTGGCAGTCTTATTAGTCTGAGTAACCAGGGGCCGCGGAGGGACAATTGCAAGTGCCAG gtGACGGTGCCAAAGAGGAAACACAAGAGCGACAAGCCCAAGAGCCCAGAGAGTGGCTGTTCTTCACCCGAACCCGACCGCCAAGACTCGTCTGGCAGCGAAc GACACAAAAGCAAGCATAGCAGTCGGCTGAGGAAGAAGGGAGCCGACCTCAGTGAACTTCAAAGTGCCATTGACTCCATCAAGAAGACCCAGGAGGACATCAACAG gagcaTCAGCGTGCTGCGGAGTCGTGCGGCAGGCCGCGTGGAGGGCGGCTCTTTCCTCCAACAGCGTGACTACGTCATCATTGTTTTCCTCATCCTCCTTCAGGTCCTCATCAACTATGTCTTCAAGTAG
- the osbpl8 gene encoding oxysterol-binding protein-related protein 8 isoform X6 — protein sequence MMKEEGLLSRRRFSTCGGTASLRPPHPDGRKLIRNASFGGYNELSPVSLPGFERGKEDLLPLPLKEDSHSISKSKSETKLYNGSDKDVSTSGGKLTKKESLKVQKKNYREEKKRATKELLSTITDPSVIVMADWLKIRGTLKSWTKLWCVLKPGVLLVYKTHKNGQWVGTVLLNACELIERPSKKDGFCFKLFHPLEQSIWAVKGPKGEAVGSITQPLPSSHLICRATSESDGRCWMDALELALKCSSLLKRTMIREGKEDMSTVVTGGEHSINFYSLLRAHNIHGFQFNDSDHLKDPDLYSDKSDREGEQDHEESDPEGLEKSEESDSDTSERQDDSYLDLDPNEHLRETPYLEQSHEELGEAGEAAQTETVSEENKSLIWTLLKQVRPGMDLSKVVLPTFILEPRSFLDKLSDYYYHADFLSEAAIEENAYNRMKKVVKWYISGFYKKPKGLKKPYNPIIGETYRCMWLHQKTNSKTFYIAEQVSHHPPVSAFYVSNRKDGFCLSGSILAKSKFYGNSLSAILDGEARLTFLNRGEDYVMNMPYAHCKGILYGTMTLELGGQVTLACEKTGYSAQLEFKLKQQPFLGSSDNVNQVCGKIKLGKEVLATLEGHWDTEIFINDKKTGTVDTFWNPTPELRQSRLTRYTVPPEEQGESESERLWQHVTRAINNKDQIEATNEKFILEEAQRKSARERKAKCEEWISALFEQDPVTGEWHYRYADTRPWDPLNDLIQFEKDGCIQTKVRHRTPMVRSGSLISLSNQGPRRDNCKCQVTVPKRKHKSDKPKSPESGCSSPEPDRQDSSGSERHKSKHSSRLRKKGADLSELQSAIDSIKKTQEDINRSISVLRSRAAGRVEGGSFLQQRDYVIIVFLILLQVLINYVFK from the exons ATGATGAAGGAGGAGGGCCTGCTGAGTCGCCGCCGGTTCTCCACGTGCGGCGGTACGGCGTCGCTTCGGCCACCACACCCCGACGGACGCAAACTCATCCGCAATGCCTCCTTCGGGGGCTATAACGAGCTGTCACCCGTCTCGCTGCCAG gtttcgagagagggaaggaggacCTCTTGCCTCTGCCTTTAAAAGAGGACTCACATTCCATATCTAAGAGCAAG TCTGAAACAAAGCTGTACAATGGCTCAGACAAGGATGTGTCGACATCCGGAGGAAAGCTCACCAAGAAAGAGTCCCTCAAG GTGCAGAAGAAAAACTAcagggaagaaaagaagaggGCAACCAAGGAGCTTCTCAGCACCATCACGGATCCCTCTGTCATCGTCATGGCCGACTGGCTGAAG ATTCGTGGCACTCTGAAGAGCTGGACCAAGCTGTGGTGTGTTCTGAAACCAGGCGTCCTGCTCGTCTATAAAACCCACAAAAACGGCCAGTGGGTGGGAACGGTGCTGCTCAACGCCTGCGAGCTCATCGAGAGGCCCTCTAAGAAGGACGGCTTCTGCTTCAAGCTCTTCCACCCGCTGGAGCAGTCCATCTGGGCCGTCAAG GGTCCTAAAGGAGAAGCCGTTGGCTCCATCACTCAGCCATTACCCAGCAGCCACCTCATCTGCCGTGCTACCTCTGAGTCTGACG GCCGATGTTGGATGGACGCCTTGGAGCTGGCCCTGAAGTGCTCCAGCCTGCTGAAGAGGACCATGATCCGCGAGGGGAAGGAGGACATGAGCACAGTAGTCACTGGCGGAGAACACTCCATCAACTTCTACAGCCTGCTCAGGGCCCACAACATCCATGGTTTCCA GTTCAACGACAGTGACCATTTGAAAGACCCAGACCTGTACTCAGACAAGTCAGACCGGGAGGGAGAACAGGACCACGAGGAGTCGGACCCAGAAGGCCTGGAGAAGAGTGAGGAGAGCGACAGCGACACGTCAGAGCGCCAAGACGACTCgtacctggacctggaccctaATGAACACCTGCGGGAAACCCCGTACCTGGAGCAGTCCCATGAGGAACTTGGAGAG GCTGGCGAGGCTGCCCAGACAGAGACGGTATCGGAGGAGAATAAATCTCTGATCTGGACTCTGCTGAAGCAGGTGCGACCTGGCATGGATCTGTCCAAGGTGGTGCTGCCCACCTTCATTCTGGAGCCCAGGTCCTTTCTGGACAAGCTCTCTGACTACTACTACCACGCAGACTTCCTGTCAGA GGCTGCAATCGAGGAGAACGCTTACAACCGGATGAAGAAGGTGGTGAAGTGGTACATCTCTGGATTTTACAAAAAGCCAAAG GGGTTGAAGAAGCCTTATAACCCCATTATTGGAGAGACGTACCGCTGCATGTGGCTCCACCAGAAGACCAACAGCAAGACCTTCTACATCGCAGAGCAG GTATCCCATCATCCTCCTGTGTCAGCCTTCTATGTCAGCAATAGGAAGGACGGATTCTGCCTCAGTGGCAGCATCCTCGCCAAGTCCAAGTTCTATG GAAACTCCCTGTCGGCCATATTAGACGGGGAGGCTCGGCTCACTTTCCTCAACCGAGGAGAGGACTATGTGATGAACATGCCCTACGCTCACTGTAAAG GCATCCTGTACGGCACCATGACCCTGGAGCTGGGTGGTCAGGTCACCCTCGCCTGTGAGAAAACGGGCTACAGTGCTCAGCTGGAGTTCAAACTGAAG CAACAG ccaTTCCTGGGCAGCAGTGACAATGTCAACCAGGTCTGCGGAAAGATCAAGCTGGGAAAGGAGGTGCTAGCTACACTAGAAGGACACTGG GACACTGAGATCTTCATCAATGACAAGAAGACAGGGACCGTGGACACTTTCTGGAACCCGACGCCAGAGCTAAGGCAGAGTCGACTGACCCGCTACACCGTCCCTCCAGAGGAGCAGGGAGAGTCCGAATCAGAAAG ACTGTGGCAGCACGTGACCCGGGCCATCAACAACAAGGACCAGATCGAGGCCACCAATGAGAAGTTCATCTTGGAGGAAGCCCAGCGGAAGTCTGCCCGCGAACGGAAAGCCAAATGTGAGGAGTGGATCTCGGCCCTGTTCGAGCAGGACCCCGTCACCGGAGAGTGGCATTACAGATATGCCGA CACGCGGCCATGGGATCCGCTCAACGACTTGATCCAGTTTGAGAAAGACGGCTGTATCCAGACCAAGGTCCGACACCGCACCCCTATGGTACGTTCTGGCAGTCTTATTAGTCTGAGTAACCAGGGGCCGCGGAGGGACAATTGCAAGTGCCAG gtGACGGTGCCAAAGAGGAAACACAAGAGCGACAAGCCCAAGAGCCCAGAGAGTGGCTGTTCTTCACCCGAACCCGACCGCCAAGACTCGTCTGGCAGCGAAc GACACAAAAGCAAGCATAGCAGTCGGCTGAGGAAGAAGGGAGCCGACCTCAGTGAACTTCAAAGTGCCATTGACTCCATCAAGAAGACCCAGGAGGACATCAACAG gagcaTCAGCGTGCTGCGGAGTCGTGCGGCAGGCCGCGTGGAGGGCGGCTCTTTCCTCCAACAGCGTGACTACGTCATCATTGTTTTCCTCATCCTCCTTCAGGTCCTCATCAACTATGTCTTCAAGTAG
- the osbpl8 gene encoding oxysterol-binding protein-related protein 8 isoform X9, with the protein MMKEEGLLSRRRFSTCGGTASLRPPHPDGRKLIRNASFGGYNELSPVSLPGFERGKEDLLPLPLKEDSHSISKSKVQKKNYREEKKRATKELLSTITDPSVIVMADWLKIRGTLKSWTKLWCVLKPGVLLVYKTHKNGQWVGTVLLNACELIERPSKKDGFCFKLFHPLEQSIWAVKGPKGEAVGSITQPLPSSHLICRATSESDGRCWMDALELALKCSSLLKRTMIREGKEDMSTVVTGGEHSINFYSLLRAHNIHGFQFNDSDHLKDPDLYSDKSDREGEQDHEESDPEGLEKSEESDSDTSERQDDSYLDLDPNEHLRETPYLEQSHEELGEAGEAAQTETVSEENKSLIWTLLKQVRPGMDLSKVVLPTFILEPRSFLDKLSDYYYHADFLSEAAIEENAYNRMKKVVKWYISGFYKKPKGLKKPYNPIIGETYRCMWLHQKTNSKTFYIAEQVSHHPPVSAFYVSNRKDGFCLSGSILAKSKFYGNSLSAILDGEARLTFLNRGEDYVMNMPYAHCKGILYGTMTLELGGQVTLACEKTGYSAQLEFKLKQQPFLGSSDNVNQVCGKIKLGKEVLATLEGHWDTEIFINDKKTGTVDTFWNPTPELRQSRLTRYTVPPEEQGESESERLWQHVTRAINNKDQIEATNEKFILEEAQRKSARERKAKCEEWISALFEQDPVTGEWHYRYADTRPWDPLNDLIQFEKDGCIQTKVRHRTPMVRSGSLISLSNQGPRRDNCKCQVTVPKRKHKSDKPKSPESGCSSPEPDRQDSSGSERHKSKHSSRLRKKGADLSELQSAIDSIKKTQEDINRSISVLRSRAAGRVEGGSFLQQRDYVIIVFLILLQVLINYVFK; encoded by the exons ATGATGAAGGAGGAGGGCCTGCTGAGTCGCCGCCGGTTCTCCACGTGCGGCGGTACGGCGTCGCTTCGGCCACCACACCCCGACGGACGCAAACTCATCCGCAATGCCTCCTTCGGGGGCTATAACGAGCTGTCACCCGTCTCGCTGCCAG gtttcgagagagggaaggaggacCTCTTGCCTCTGCCTTTAAAAGAGGACTCACATTCCATATCTAAGAGCAAG GTGCAGAAGAAAAACTAcagggaagaaaagaagaggGCAACCAAGGAGCTTCTCAGCACCATCACGGATCCCTCTGTCATCGTCATGGCCGACTGGCTGAAG ATTCGTGGCACTCTGAAGAGCTGGACCAAGCTGTGGTGTGTTCTGAAACCAGGCGTCCTGCTCGTCTATAAAACCCACAAAAACGGCCAGTGGGTGGGAACGGTGCTGCTCAACGCCTGCGAGCTCATCGAGAGGCCCTCTAAGAAGGACGGCTTCTGCTTCAAGCTCTTCCACCCGCTGGAGCAGTCCATCTGGGCCGTCAAG GGTCCTAAAGGAGAAGCCGTTGGCTCCATCACTCAGCCATTACCCAGCAGCCACCTCATCTGCCGTGCTACCTCTGAGTCTGACG GCCGATGTTGGATGGACGCCTTGGAGCTGGCCCTGAAGTGCTCCAGCCTGCTGAAGAGGACCATGATCCGCGAGGGGAAGGAGGACATGAGCACAGTAGTCACTGGCGGAGAACACTCCATCAACTTCTACAGCCTGCTCAGGGCCCACAACATCCATGGTTTCCA GTTCAACGACAGTGACCATTTGAAAGACCCAGACCTGTACTCAGACAAGTCAGACCGGGAGGGAGAACAGGACCACGAGGAGTCGGACCCAGAAGGCCTGGAGAAGAGTGAGGAGAGCGACAGCGACACGTCAGAGCGCCAAGACGACTCgtacctggacctggaccctaATGAACACCTGCGGGAAACCCCGTACCTGGAGCAGTCCCATGAGGAACTTGGAGAG GCTGGCGAGGCTGCCCAGACAGAGACGGTATCGGAGGAGAATAAATCTCTGATCTGGACTCTGCTGAAGCAGGTGCGACCTGGCATGGATCTGTCCAAGGTGGTGCTGCCCACCTTCATTCTGGAGCCCAGGTCCTTTCTGGACAAGCTCTCTGACTACTACTACCACGCAGACTTCCTGTCAGA GGCTGCAATCGAGGAGAACGCTTACAACCGGATGAAGAAGGTGGTGAAGTGGTACATCTCTGGATTTTACAAAAAGCCAAAG GGGTTGAAGAAGCCTTATAACCCCATTATTGGAGAGACGTACCGCTGCATGTGGCTCCACCAGAAGACCAACAGCAAGACCTTCTACATCGCAGAGCAG GTATCCCATCATCCTCCTGTGTCAGCCTTCTATGTCAGCAATAGGAAGGACGGATTCTGCCTCAGTGGCAGCATCCTCGCCAAGTCCAAGTTCTATG GAAACTCCCTGTCGGCCATATTAGACGGGGAGGCTCGGCTCACTTTCCTCAACCGAGGAGAGGACTATGTGATGAACATGCCCTACGCTCACTGTAAAG GCATCCTGTACGGCACCATGACCCTGGAGCTGGGTGGTCAGGTCACCCTCGCCTGTGAGAAAACGGGCTACAGTGCTCAGCTGGAGTTCAAACTGAAG CAACAG ccaTTCCTGGGCAGCAGTGACAATGTCAACCAGGTCTGCGGAAAGATCAAGCTGGGAAAGGAGGTGCTAGCTACACTAGAAGGACACTGG GACACTGAGATCTTCATCAATGACAAGAAGACAGGGACCGTGGACACTTTCTGGAACCCGACGCCAGAGCTAAGGCAGAGTCGACTGACCCGCTACACCGTCCCTCCAGAGGAGCAGGGAGAGTCCGAATCAGAAAG ACTGTGGCAGCACGTGACCCGGGCCATCAACAACAAGGACCAGATCGAGGCCACCAATGAGAAGTTCATCTTGGAGGAAGCCCAGCGGAAGTCTGCCCGCGAACGGAAAGCCAAATGTGAGGAGTGGATCTCGGCCCTGTTCGAGCAGGACCCCGTCACCGGAGAGTGGCATTACAGATATGCCGA CACGCGGCCATGGGATCCGCTCAACGACTTGATCCAGTTTGAGAAAGACGGCTGTATCCAGACCAAGGTCCGACACCGCACCCCTATGGTACGTTCTGGCAGTCTTATTAGTCTGAGTAACCAGGGGCCGCGGAGGGACAATTGCAAGTGCCAG gtGACGGTGCCAAAGAGGAAACACAAGAGCGACAAGCCCAAGAGCCCAGAGAGTGGCTGTTCTTCACCCGAACCCGACCGCCAAGACTCGTCTGGCAGCGAAc GACACAAAAGCAAGCATAGCAGTCGGCTGAGGAAGAAGGGAGCCGACCTCAGTGAACTTCAAAGTGCCATTGACTCCATCAAGAAGACCCAGGAGGACATCAACAG gagcaTCAGCGTGCTGCGGAGTCGTGCGGCAGGCCGCGTGGAGGGCGGCTCTTTCCTCCAACAGCGTGACTACGTCATCATTGTTTTCCTCATCCTCCTTCAGGTCCTCATCAACTATGTCTTCAAGTAG